The Mycobacteriales bacterium nucleotide sequence GAAAGCCGTTGCGCTCGAACTCCGCGGCGTAGAAGTCGAGGTCCTCGTCGGTCAGCCACTCCGGCAGCTCGTCGGGCAGGCCGATGCGGTCGAGCAGCAGCTTTCCCTTCGCGACGGTGCCCATCGTCCCGCCGTCCGGACTGCGCCGCGCCTGCGCCGACGCGCCGACGTAGAACTTCAGCAGCGAGGTACGGACGTCGGCTTCGAACTCACGCTCCGCGCGCCCGGGCTCCTGGAAGTAGTTGATGTAGAACTCTTCCTCGAGTCCGGTCAGCTGGCCGGCGGCCTCACCGAATCGGTCGAAGGCTTCGGTCGGCCGCGGGCCGCCGGGTGCGTTGTACGGCACGCTGAGCATCGCGACCGCGGTGAAGATGTCCGGGCGCAGCAGCGCGGAGTGCGCGGCGATCGGCGAGCCCCAGTCGTGGCCGATGACAATCGCCTGCGACCCGGCGCCACCGAGGGCCTCGACCACCCCGACGTTGTCGCCGACGTGATGCACCATCCCGTACGCCTCGACCTCGTGCGGCGCCGACGACCGGCCGTAGCCGCGTACGTCGATCGCGACCGCCCGGAACCCGGCGTCGGCGATCACCGGCAGCTGGTGGCGCCAGGAGTACCAGGACTCCGGGAAGCCGTGGACGAGCAGGACGAGCGGCCCGGTCCCCGCCTCGACGCAATGAATACGCGTCCCGCGGGCGTCGACGATCTGATGCTTCATGACCGTGAGGCTAGGGACTTCGGGCCGGGATTACCGCCCGGCGGGGACCGGTACGAAGTCGGCGATCAGCTCGGTGAGGACGTCCGGCTTGTCGAGGGAGACGAAGGCCTGCGACCCGGGTACGGTCTCCAGCCGGCAGTCGGGGATCAGCGCGGCGAGCCGGCGGGCGAGCTTCACCGGGAAGGCTCGGTCGTCCTCGCCCCACACGAGCATCACCGGCACCTCGACGGCGGGCAGCGCTTTCGCCGCGGCCATCGTGTGACGGGTGTTGATCCCGCGCAGCACCGCCGCCGCGTCACGGCGTACCTCGCGGTCGGTGATCAGCGACTCGGTCCAGTCGAGCGCCACCTCGTCCGACACCCCGGCGTGGGTGAGCAGGCCGAAGCCGAGTGGCGAACGTCGCGTGGCCTCGTGGCGGGTCGCCTTCCCCACCCGCGCGAGCAGCCCGGGCGCGTAGCCCAGCGCTTGCAGGTGTCGGAACAGAGGCGGGAAGAAGTGGCGGAAGCAGTCGCCGCTGGTCATGACCGCGCCGCCTGCGACGCCCGGATGCCGGGTGAGGACGAGCTGGGCGATCGCGGTGCCGGTGTCGGTGGAGACCAGGGTCGGCGCCTGCAGGCCCATGGCAGCGACCAGGTCCGCCACCAGGCGCGCGAGACCGGGCGGGGTCAGGTCGGCGCGGGGCCGCATCGGCGTACGGTGCGCACCCATCGGCAAGGTCGGCATGATCACCCGGAAGCCGCGCGCGGCGAGCGGCTGCGCCACGGGTTGCCACACCTGCCAGCCGGCTAGGGCGCCGTGCAGGAACAGCAGCGGCGCCCCGTCGCCGACCTCGTGGACCTCGATCCGACCCGCCGGGATCGCGACGCTGTGCACGCGCATCTGGGACATCGGCACCTCCATGATGATCGACCGACCGTTAGTCGGTCAGCGACTTATAGTCGGTCAGCGTAGGCTTCCGACCCGTGACTGGCAAGTCGAGGCGCGAGGAGTACGCCGCTCAGACGCGTGCCGCGGTCATCGCCGCCGCCGTCGAGCTGTTCGCGGACAAGGGGTACGCCGCGACAACGATGGACGCCGTGGCGGCGCAGGCGCGCGTGGCCAAGGGCGGGGTCTACCACCACTTCGCGAACAAGGCTGAGCTGTTCGAAGCGACGTTCATCGCGATGGAGGAGCGCCTGCTCGGCCGGGTGATGACCGTCATCGAGTCCACGCCGGACACCGAGCAGATGGTCGTCGCGGGGATCGACACCTTTCTCACCGAGTGCTTCCAGCCGCAGTTCCGCCGGATCGTGCTCGAGGAGGCGCCGGCCGCTCTCGGCTGGCAACGATTCAAGGAGATCGACGAGAGCTTCTTTCTCGGCCTGATGAAGGGAGGCCTCGCCGACCTGGCGAGCACCGGCCGCTACGCCGTCGCCGACGAAGACCTCACCGCTCGGGTCCTGCTCGCCGCCCTCACCGAGGCCGGACTGTCGGCAGCCAGTGCGTCCGACCCGGACGCCGCGCTCGAGCAGGCGCGGGCGCTGGCTGCTCAGCTGCTCCGCGGTCTGCGAAGCGACGCGACGACATGAGGCGCACCCGACGCGGCCGCTGGTGTGCCGTCACGTGTGTCGCCCTGCTCGCTGGCCTGCTGCCCGCCGCCGCGTCGGCAGGTACGTCGGCGCCGCGCCACGCCCCTCGCGTCACTTGGCACGACGCCACGCAGGTCCCCTCGTCGGATCCGCAGCTTCGCCGGCGCGGACCGTTCCTGATCGACGGGTCCGGCCGAGTCGTGATCATCCACGGCGTCAACGCGGTCTACAAGCACGCTCCGTACGTCGCCCCCGCCACCGACCGCGGGTTCACCGCGCGCGACGCGAGGTTCCTCGCCGCCAACGGCATCAACGGTGTACGACTCGGCGTCCTGTTTGCCGGCGTCATGCCCCGACCCGGCGTGATCGACCACCACTACCTCGACCGGGTCGACCGGATCGTGAAGCTGCTCGCGGCTCAGCACATCTGGGTGCTGCTCGACTTCCATCAGGACGCCCTCAACGAGAAGTTCGACGGCGAGGGCTTCCCGGCCTGGGCGGTCCACGACGACGGGCTGCCGTTCGTCAACCTCGGCTCGTTCTTCGTCAACGACCAGGAACCCGCGGTCGAGGACGCCTACTCCCACATCTGGAACGACGACTTCGATCTGTGGCGCTACTACACCCAGGCCTGGGTGGCCGTTGCCAGGAAGTGGCACGACCAGCCCTACCTCATGGGCTACGACCTGTTCAACGAGCCCAACGGCGGCCTCCAGATGCTGACCTGCGCCAACCCGCTCGGCTGCCCCCTCTTCGACGCGACCCTCGAACGCTTCTACAACCACATCCGTACCGCGATTCGCAAGGTCGACCCCCACAACCTCGTCTGGTACGAGCCGCAGTTCCTGTTCAACGCGATCTCGGCGTCCAACTTCACTCCCACCGGGGACCCGGTAGTCGCGCTGTCCTGGCACGACTACGCCTGCACCCCGGCGTTCGTCCAGAGCGACGTCGTGCCGGGCGACCTGGACTGCAAGGTCAACGAACCGAGGGTCATGGACGACGCCGCGGCGCAGATCAGGCGCATGAGCAGCGGCGGCCTGATGACCGAGTTCGGCGCCGGCGACGACCTGACCGACCTTGCCGGCCTGACGCGGGACGCCGACCAGCACCTGACCGGCTGGATGTACTGGCAGTACAAGCATTGGACCGACCCGACCGGCGGATCACAGGAGGGGCTGTTCGCCGACGACGCGCGCCTGTCGACGGTCAAGACGGCGAAGCTCGACGTGTTGTCGCACCCCTATCCGCAGGAGATCGCAGGTACGCCGACCGCGATCTCGTGGGACCCGACCGACAAGGTGCTGACGTTCAGCTACACCCCTCGCCGAACGAGCGCACCGACCGTCGTGTTCGTCCCGCGACGGATGCACCCACGACGGTTCGTCGCGACGGTCACCGGCGGCCGGGTCGTGAGCGGTGCCGGCACCAGCCGCATCGGCATCGCGGCGAACCCGTCATCGCTGCGCGTCACCGTCACGCTGCGGCCGCGGCGCGGCTGATCAGCCGACCCGGGAGCGTGATCGCCCCGATTGTCGGGAGGGACGCCGCCGGCGGCGACGAATGATGACCGCTATGACGCCACACCGCCGTAAGTCCCTGCCCGCCGGACGCAGCTTCGCGGCGGCCGTCGCGTTGCTGGCGAGCCTGATCGTCGGCGTCGGCGCCGCGTCCGCCAGCCCGCACGCCGGGGCGGGGCCGCTGTCGGTGACGGGCAGCGTCAACGAGGTCTTCGCGACCGGCGTCGCGCCGGGCGCGACCGCCGAGCTGACCGACTCGGCCGGCAAGGTCGTGGCGAAGCAGGCCGCGGACTCCCTCGGCGGCGTCATCTTCTACAAGGTCAAGGCGGCCAGCGGCTACCGCGTCGTCGCCGGCGGGAAGACCAGCAAGCCGGTGACCGTGCACACCAAGCGGTCGGCGCCGTGGGACCCGTCGGTCTACAACCAGTCGATCCCCGACTCCGGGTACGGCTACCTCACGACGCGTGACGGCACGAAGCTCGCGATCGACGTCCACCCGCCGACCAGCCCGGCCGGCCTTGGCCTGCCCGACATCACCTTGCCGAGCGGGCTGCCCGACTACGCCCCGCCGTACCCGACGCTGATCGAGTACTCCGGCTACGGCTACGCCAACCCGTCAGGCCCGGAGAACGGGATCGCGGTCATCGCCAACCTCATGGGGTTCGCGGTCGTGGACGTGAACATGCGCGGCACCGGATGCTCGGGCGGCGCGTTCAACTTCTTCGAGGCGCTGCAATCCCTCGACGGCTACGACGTGATCCAGACCATCGCCCGCCAGCCGTGGGTCAAGGGCCACAAGGTCGGCATGATGGGCATCTCCTACGGCGGCATCAGCCAGCTGTTCACCGCCTCGACCCGCCCGCCTGCCCTCGAGGCGATCGCGCCGATGTCGGTGATCGACGCGACGGCCACGACGCTCGAGCCGGGCGGCATCCTCAACACCGGCTTCGCGGTCGCTTGGGCGGAGGAGCGTCAGCAGAACGCCGAGCCCGCCACCGGACCGACCAAGGGCCAGGGATGGGCGTACAAGCGGATCCAGTCGGGAGACCAGACCTGCAAGAGCGACCAGGTCCTGCACGGTGAGGCCGAGAACCTGCTCGACGTCATCCGGGCGAACACCCACTACCACCCGGCGTTCGCCGACTCCCTCGACCCGGACACGTTCGTCCACAAGATCGACGTGCCGACCTACATGGACTGCCAGTTCGAAGACGAGCAGACCGGCGGCCACTGCATGGCCCTCGCTGAGCACTTCACCGGGACCAAGCACAAGTGGTTCACGTTCACCAACGGGGTGCACTTCGACTCACTCGACCCGTACCAGCTCGACCGCATGTACGACTTCCTGGAGATCTACGTCGCCCACCAGCCGCCGCTGCTCAACGCGGCGGTGATCAACGCGGCAGCGCCGCTGGTCTACCAGATGGGCGCGGGCTTCCCGTCGAGCGATCTGGTCACCTTGCCGGCCGACCCGATCCAGCTCCAGCCGACGTACGCCGGCGCGCTTGCGGCGTTCCAGAAGCTCCCGGAGATCCGGGTGTTGTTCGACAACGGCGCCGGACCCGACCCGCTCGGCCAGGTCACCCCGGGCAACCCGTACCCGGCGTTCGAGAAGTCCTTCGCCAAGTTCCCGATCCCCGGCACCGTCGCGAAGCGGTGGTTCCTCGGCCCGGGCGGGACGCTGACCGACCACGCCGCCACGTCGTCCCACGTGGACATTTACACCTCGAACCCGCACGCGCTGCCCATGACCGACTTCGGGCCGAACACCGGCGGCGGCGGGCTGTGGGGCGACGCCTCGCAGTGGTCGTGGAGCTGGAAGCAGAACCCGAAGGGGACCGCGGTCTCCTACGTCACAGCTCCCCTGACCACCGACACGACCGTGATCGGCGCAGGCGCCATCCACCTGTGGGTGAAGTCGTCGACCCCCGACGTCGATCTGCAGGCGACCGTGAGCGAGATCGACCCGGGCGGTCACGAGGTGTTCGTGCAGAACGGCTGGATGCGGGCCAGCGAGCGCAAGCTCGCCACCGGCAAGCACACCATCTTCGGCAGGCCCAGCACGCTGCTTCAGCCGGTGCCCAGCTTCAAGCAGTCGGACTCCGCCCCCATGCCGAAGGGCAAGTTCGTCGAGGTCGTGATCCCGCTCTACTACGAAGGCCACGTCTACCGGGCCGGCACCCGGATCCGGATCACCATCGCCGCGCCGAACGGCACGCAGCCGATCTGGGCGTTCAAGGAGACCAGGCCGGCGAAGGGCACCAGCCAGGTGTCGATCGCGTTCTCCAAGACCCGCCCGTCGAGCCTCTACCTGCCGGTGGTCCCCGGGGTGTCCGCCCCGACCGGGATCCCGGCGTGCGGGAGCCTTCGCAACGAGCCCTGCCGCGCGTACGTCCCCACCGCGAACCAGCGCTGAACGCGTCGGGGTAGCACGTGAAGCTGGCAGGAGCGGTGGTCGTCGTGACGGGCGCTTCGCGCGGCATCGGCGCCGAAGTCGCCCGTCAGGCGGCCGCCAAGGGCGCTCGGGTCGGACTGCTCGCCCGTAACGCCGACGAGCTCGGTGAGCTCGCCGCCGCGTTCCCCACTCAGTCACTGGTCGTGCCCGTCGACGTGACGGACGCGGCCGACCTGGTTGCCGCGTTGCGCCGGGTCCGGACCGAGCTCGGACCGATCGACGTACTCGTCAACAACGCCGGTATCGGCGCCTACTCGCCGTTCGTCGACGGTGGCGCCGACGACCTGGCGAAGCTGTGGCCGATCAACGTGCAGGCCGTCGCTAACGCGATGGCGGAGGTCCTGCCGGACATGCAGGCTCGGGGCAGCGGGGTGATCGTGAACATGACCTCGATCGCCGGTCGGATCGGTGCCCCGGGCGAGGCGGCGTACTGCGCGAGCAAGTTCGCCGTCATCGGGCTCAGCGAGACCGTGCGCGCTGAGGTGGCGCCGTACGGCGTGAAGATCTGCCTGATCAACCCGGGGCCGGTCGCCACCGCGTTCGGCGAGGCGCGCGGCCACCCTTACGACCGCAGCTTCCCCAAACCGGTGTCGGCGGCGCACGTCGCCAAACGCACGATCCGCTCGATCGAGCGAGGGACGCCGGAGATCTTCATCCCGCGCTGGCTGCGCCCGTCGCTGATCTTCAAAAACCTCGCGCCGCCGCTGTTCGACCTCGGCGTCCGCCCGGAGGCGAAGCGCATGCTCGCCAAATGGAAGTCGACGCACTAGCCAGTAAGACGCGTCTCTACCTCACGGCTTGCGGAACTCGACCTCCAGCGACGACGGCGTCGCGCCGCCGAGCTTGATCGAATACACGCCGCCGACCATCTGCGCGAGGTCCGACGGGATCGGCAACAGGTGCGGTACGTCGGAGGACGACAGCGTCACCCGCAGCCGGTCGCCTTTGCCGATCGTGGCGAGCGTCGGGAAGATCTCGATCTGGTACTTCGTCAGCTGCCCGGGCACGACCGGACTGGCGGACGCCTCCGTGTACGGGTGGTAAGGCAACACGGTCATGCCGTTCGACGTCCACGAGCGCCTGCGATCGACCTTGCGCAACGAACCGAGCAGGGCGCCTTCGGTGAGCGGGTAGGACAGGCCGCTCGGTGTCACGTCGTCGATCTGCGCCACCCACTCCGTGTTGGCGGTGTTGGCGGTCGCATAGACGGTCGCGGTGATGGGGCCGGCGATCGCCTCCGCAGAGCTGAACGGCGCCGTGTCGAAGCTCATCTGGCCCGGCCCGAGCTTCGACAACGAGTCGTCGTCGGCGCATGGCGCCTCCAACCCGGCGATGTGCGACGGGATGGACAGCGCCCCCATCGACCATTGGTCGACCGGCCGGCCGCACGGGCTTCCCGCGGGCGTCCACGCGATCGAGGCGTCGCCGGCGGCGGGTCGGGTCACCGACAACGAGCCGCCACCACCGAGGTAGAGCTTGGTGGCCTTCGCGCCGCTGAACGGGTACGTCGTCGTCTCGTCGAACTTTCCGGTGCCCAGGTCGTAGTAGTGCAGCGGCGTCTTCGTCCGGGCCATGCCGGTGTGCTCGTGCTTGAGCCAGGTGTCGAACCATTCGAGCTCGAGGTAGTCCAGCCCGACGCTGGACCCGTTGAGGTGCTCCCACGGCCCGTCGATCAGCTGGTAGCGCCCGGTCGTGTGCTGACCCGGCTTCATCGGCGCGGTCACGCTGCGCCCGGCCCACGCGTTCTGCAGCTCGGCGTAGTTGATCGGCTCGCCGTGCTGGAAGATGTCGAACTCGCCGCCGACCAGGAACGCCGGAATGTGGTTCGCGACGATCCGCTTCAGCAGCTCCTGCGGCGCCCGCTGCTTCCAGTACGTCTCGTCGTAGGCCTGCTCGCCGCCGGCGAGCAGGGACAAGGTGAAGCCGGCGTCGTAGCTCGCGAGACCCCCGGCGTGATCCGTGGTCTCGCTCAGCAGGTCCTTGAGCGTCTGCGTGTCGGTGACGGCGTCCTCGACCGGGCTCACCGTGTTGAGGGCGCCGGTCAGCCCCAGGTACGCCGTACTGAACTCCGAGTCGAGCAGTCCGCCCATGAAGATCGTGTCCCGGTAGGCGTCGTTGGCGGTCACCACCGGGAAGATCGCCTTCAGTGGCGAGTGCTTCCCCACGGTGCCGGCGAGCAACGCCTGGTCGATGCCGAGATAGGACGGCCCGTAGGTCCCGACCCGGCCGTCGGAGTTGGGCAGATGGGCGGCCCAGTGCAGGACATGGATCGCGTCCTGCTGCTGGATCGGCTCGAACGGATCCCACTCGCCGCCCGAGTCGCCGGTGCCCCGGACGTCCTCCACGACGTTGATGTAGCCGCGCTCCACGAGGTAGTCGTCCGCGCCGCCGGTCACACTTCCCCCGCCGGGGTTCTGCGCCGAGCCCGGCTTGCTCGACCCGCCGCTGCCCTTCCCGTACGGCGTCATCGTCAACACGACCGGGAACTTGCCCTTCGCGGGCTGGCCGTCCTTCGTCGTCGGGTAGATCTCGTTGACCCGGATGATCGTGCCGCCCGCGCCCTTGACCGGGATGTCGTTGCGCGAGGCGGTGCCGTAGGTCGCATGCTCCGGGCGCCACTTGCTGTTCGCCGCGGTGCTGGCCGTGACGACGTCCTGCGGCAGCGTCGGCGTGAGGTTCACCAGGCTCGTCGGCGCCGTCAGAACCGCCGGCGCCCCGGCCGGAGCCGCTCCGGCCGCAGACACCGCCGGTGCGGCGGCGGCCAGCGCAGCCACGAGGACAGCGCAGGGACCCAGAACCCGCAGTGACTTCATGGCAACGACTATTCCAGGGGCGCCAGCGAGTTGCCGCGCTGGATCGCGCTGCAGTTGCTCTCGACCGGCGCGCCGACGAAGCGGCTCTGCAGATAGGCGATGCCCTGCGGGAAGAACGCGACCCCGGCGTCATCGTGGTCGAGCTTCGAGAGCTGCTCGAACTCCACCGGCACTCCTTGATGGCAGTACTCGTACGCGAGCTGCTGCTCGTCGCGTTCCACCATCACGCCGTCCCCCGTGCCGTCGGAGTTCCCGGCCACCATCAGCATCGGCTCCTGCGGGTGCCCGGGCACCGAGCCCATGATCAGCTTGTTGAGGGTCCGCCGGAAGATCGGGATCCGGAAGACGTCCCGGTACCGCTTCTTCACGAACTGCGCGACGGTCAGGTTCGGGTACGCGCCCTGGAACTGCCCGATGCACTCGTGGGACTCCGCCGCGACGATCTTCTTGCCGTAGCGGGACAGGTACTTCGCGAAGTCGATGTGGAACGACCGGGTGATCCCGATCATCGAGGCCGGCATGACGTCCGACCAGGACGGCGAGCCGTTGATGTAGGTCAGGTTGTGCGCGAGGTCGACCGGGATGCCACCCATCGCCGTGCCGACGAGGTTCAGGTGCGGCGCATAGCTCGGCGCGAGCTCTGAGGCCCAGTCCGCAGCGATCGAACCGCCCGAGTAGCCCATGAGCCCGACCGGGGTTGCGTCGCCGAGACCGAGCACCGACAGCGTCGCGGTGATGCCGTCGAGCGTGCTCTGCCCGGACTCGGTCCCCGCGACGTAGTCGACGCGCTCGTCCTCGAAGTCGGGGATGGTCACGATGTCGCCGGATGCCCGCAGGGACTCGACGAGCGCCTGCTCGATCTCTGCGGTGGACTCGTTGAGCGACCCGGCGTCCCCGCCGCGCAGCGTGTACGACGGGTCACATCGCGAGGTCAGCGCGTCGTAGAAGCTCAGGTAGGCGGCGACCTTCGGCGCCACGGTGCCGGTGGCCGGCAGGACTACCGTCGTGACGCTCAACGCGGGCTTGCCGACCGCGTCGGTGGTCCGGTAGAGGATCTGCTCGGCGGGCAGCGGGGTCGCATCCGTGAGCAGGCCGAGGGTCACCGCACGCTCGGCCAGGGCGGTGCCGTGCGGCACCTGCGCGAGCGGCGTCCGCCCCGTGTAGCGGTAGAACGGGTCGTGCGCGGGCGGCAGCAGACCGCCCGCCGCCGACGCCGCGGTCGCGCCGCTGACGGCGACCGGCGCCGCCACCGCGAGCGCGAGCGTCACGACCACGGGCATCACCCGGAAGACGCGCGTATGCATCCCTGATCGTTCGGCGCGGGCCGAGGCCGGACCTGCCGGGCTCAGCGTTCCGGTCGGCGCCAGCCGTAGCGGTTCGCCCGGTCGGCCAGCGGCCCCGGATCCACCTCCCACCACGGTCGGTCCGTCACCGGCTCCTCGTCGGCGGGGGTGGCTGCCCGGGTGCGCGCCTCGGCGCTGTCGAGTGCGGCGTCGATGGCCTTGGCGTAGTGGGTGTCCTCCTTGATCCATGCGCCGTACAGGATCGCCACGAACGGCACCGCGACGACCTCGGCGACCGTCAGCATCAGCCCGCCGGCGATCGTCTGGTCCCACGACCGGGTCGGCCCCCAGGAGCGGTGGACGGTTGCGTAGAAGTGGTGCGCCACCAACGCCCCGTTCGTCATCACCGCGATGCCGGGAATCGCGTCGAGCAGCCCGTCCATTGCGGCGAACGTCATGCGCACCGGCTGGGTGCACCAGCTCGGCAACACCTCCACGCCGAGCAGCGGCAGCGCGAACAGGCAGCCGGTGACGACAAGCTGAAGCTCCAGCAGACGCATGACGATGGCGCTGTGCTGGGCGGCGCCGAAGTAGCCGGTGAAGAACACCAGGAACTGGGTGGCGATGGCCAGGACCGGCGACACCGCGGGGAAGGTCAGGATGCGGACCGGCAGGCTGCGCAGCAAGCCTTGCCATCGGGCCGCCCCGGCCGGCGAGAGCAACGCCGACACCAGTCCGATCGGGTCGCCGAGCCCGAGTCCGACCGGCACGATGGTGAGCAGGAGGGTGACCCGCAGCGCCATCGGCCACAGCAGGACCGGGGAGTACACCGCAAGTGCGGACATCGTCGCCACGACCAGCACGCCGATCCCGAGCACGCCGAACGCGGCAACGCGGACCATCGGCCACGCCTCACCGCGCGCCCGCAGCCGCCGTACGCCGGCCAGGTACGGCGCGGAGACGACCACGCACGCCGCGGCCACCCACGGATCGAAATGCCACGCGCTGACGAAGCGTCCTGGAGTCAGCGGTGACAGCACGCCTTACAGAATCGCCCGACTCCCTTCCCCCGCGACATCCGGGTCACGTACGGTGCGATACGGACGTGTCAGACCGACGCAGCCCGGGGGGAAACCATGAGTGACGTTCAGCCGCCGACCGACGCCCAGCCGCCTGCCGGCTGGTACCCGGACCCGTCGGACGCGACGCAGCAGCGCTACTGGGACGGATCGACCTGGACCGGTCACACCGCGGCGAGCGGCGCCACCGCGGCAGTGCCGACCGGACCAGCGGTGGCGGCCGGCGCCGCGCTGCCCACCGGCATGCCGTCCTGGCAGATGCCGGCGGGAGGTACGTCGTTCCCGGCGCAGCAGAAGAAGCCGTGGTGGAAGCTCAAGCGAGTCTGGATCCCCGCGCTCGTCGTCGTCGCGCTGATCATCATCGGCGCCGTCGCATCGGGCGGGGGCGACCACTCGAACGCGCTCGAGAAGTCGATCCTCCAAAACGGCCAGAAGCAGCTGCAGGACTCGGTCAGCCAGGCGTATCCGGGCGCGACGGCCAAGATCACTGCGGTCAACTGCGTCGAGACCGGCGACACCCAGCAGTACAACTGCCATGTCCACTTCACGCTCACCAGCCCGGACGGCAGTCAGACGCTGAAGATGGTCCAGACCGCGACCGGTTCGTGCGACAACAAGACGGAATACCACTGCCTCTGGCAGGGCACGGGTCAGCCGGTGCAGGACAACAGTGACGGCTCGGGCTGACCGAGCCAACCCAACCACCCTCCCGCACGTAGAGACGGTGTGAACCCGGCACAACTGCTCACCTCGCTGCTGACGGCGCTGCTGGTGGCCGTCGGTGGCCACGCGCCCCGCTCCACGCACGCCGCATCACCGTGCGGCGGCCACCGCGGTGGTCAGCTCGTGATCGTGAGCATCGAGCGACAGCACCTGTGGGCGTGTGATGGATCGCGCGCCGTCATCAGCACCGCGGTCACCACCGGCGCCACTCGACGCGGGGACGCCACGCCTCGCGGCACGTTCGCCGTCGAGGGCTTGGACCGCAACACGACCCTCACCACGAGCGGCGGCGCGTCGTTCCACGTTCGGTACTGGATCCCGTTCCACGTCGGCGTGTGGGGCTTCCACGACGCGTCCTGGCAGAAGATCCCGTTCGGCAGCCGCCGCTACGTCAACCGCGGGTCACACGGGTGCGTACACCTGCCGCTCGCCGCGATCCGCCGACTGTTCCACTGGGTGAAGTACGGGACGAGGGTGCAGATCCGCTGAACCCGCGGCGACCGATCCGCGCGAGACCCGCATCCAACCCGGGGGCTCACTCGTAATCCTGGTGTGACCTCCGCGCGGCGCGGCCGCACGCTGCTCGGTGCCGCGATCTCACTCACCCTCGCCGCAGGCGTCGCCACCGCGGTCGCGGCGTCACCGGCGCAGACTCCTACGCCGGCGGGCACCAGCCGGGTCTCAACGCTGCCGTCGTACGCCCGG carries:
- a CDS encoding CocE/NonD family hydrolase, coding for MAALAAAAPAVSAAGAAPAGAPAVLTAPTSLVNLTPTLPQDVVTASTAANSKWRPEHATYGTASRNDIPVKGAGGTIIRVNEIYPTTKDGQPAKGKFPVVLTMTPYGKGSGGSSKPGSAQNPGGGSVTGGADDYLVERGYINVVEDVRGTGDSGGEWDPFEPIQQQDAIHVLHWAAHLPNSDGRVGTYGPSYLGIDQALLAGTVGKHSPLKAIFPVVTANDAYRDTIFMGGLLDSEFSTAYLGLTGALNTVSPVEDAVTDTQTLKDLLSETTDHAGGLASYDAGFTLSLLAGGEQAYDETYWKQRAPQELLKRIVANHIPAFLVGGEFDIFQHGEPINYAELQNAWAGRSVTAPMKPGQHTTGRYQLIDGPWEHLNGSSVGLDYLELEWFDTWLKHEHTGMARTKTPLHYYDLGTGKFDETTTYPFSGAKATKLYLGGGGSLSVTRPAAGDASIAWTPAGSPCGRPVDQWSMGALSIPSHIAGLEAPCADDDSLSKLGPGQMSFDTAPFSSAEAIAGPITATVYATANTANTEWVAQIDDVTPSGLSYPLTEGALLGSLRKVDRRRSWTSNGMTVLPYHPYTEASASPVVPGQLTKYQIEIFPTLATIGKGDRLRVTLSSSDVPHLLPIPSDLAQMVGGVYSIKLGGATPSSLEVEFRKP
- a CDS encoding lipase family protein; amino-acid sequence: MHTRVFRVMPVVVTLALAVAAPVAVSGATAASAAGGLLPPAHDPFYRYTGRTPLAQVPHGTALAERAVTLGLLTDATPLPAEQILYRTTDAVGKPALSVTTVVLPATGTVAPKVAAYLSFYDALTSRCDPSYTLRGGDAGSLNESTAEIEQALVESLRASGDIVTIPDFEDERVDYVAGTESGQSTLDGITATLSVLGLGDATPVGLMGYSGGSIAADWASELAPSYAPHLNLVGTAMGGIPVDLAHNLTYINGSPSWSDVMPASMIGITRSFHIDFAKYLSRYGKKIVAAESHECIGQFQGAYPNLTVAQFVKKRYRDVFRIPIFRRTLNKLIMGSVPGHPQEPMLMVAGNSDGTGDGVMVERDEQQLAYEYCHQGVPVEFEQLSKLDHDDAGVAFFPQGIAYLQSRFVGAPVESNCSAIQRGNSLAPLE
- a CDS encoding cytochrome c oxidase assembly protein; the encoded protein is MLSPLTPGRFVSAWHFDPWVAAACVVVSAPYLAGVRRLRARGEAWPMVRVAAFGVLGIGVLVVATMSALAVYSPVLLWPMALRVTLLLTIVPVGLGLGDPIGLVSALLSPAGAARWQGLLRSLPVRILTFPAVSPVLAIATQFLVFFTGYFGAAQHSAIVMRLLELQLVVTGCLFALPLLGVEVLPSWCTQPVRMTFAAMDGLLDAIPGIAVMTNGALVAHHFYATVHRSWGPTRSWDQTIAGGLMLTVAEVVAVPFVAILYGAWIKEDTHYAKAIDAALDSAEARTRAATPADEEPVTDRPWWEVDPGPLADRANRYGWRRPER
- a CDS encoding DUF2510 domain-containing protein, which gives rise to MSDVQPPTDAQPPAGWYPDPSDATQQRYWDGSTWTGHTAASGATAAVPTGPAVAAGAALPTGMPSWQMPAGGTSFPAQQKKPWWKLKRVWIPALVVVALIIIGAVASGGGDHSNALEKSILQNGQKQLQDSVSQAYPGATAKITAVNCVETGDTQQYNCHVHFTLTSPDGSQTLKMVQTATGSCDNKTEYHCLWQGTGQPVQDNSDGSG
- a CDS encoding L,D-transpeptidase → MNPAQLLTSLLTALLVAVGGHAPRSTHAASPCGGHRGGQLVIVSIERQHLWACDGSRAVISTAVTTGATRRGDATPRGTFAVEGLDRNTTLTTSGGASFHVRYWIPFHVGVWGFHDASWQKIPFGSRRYVNRGSHGCVHLPLAAIRRLFHWVKYGTRVQIR